Proteins from a genomic interval of Salinarchaeum sp. Harcht-Bsk1:
- a CDS encoding McrC family protein: MSASDPDVTYQYEPGTFSVPERGSARIEGCPPSIGEQLRRASFEQEAANVFVKSQASLDDSDEEYRVVRVRIDGPTAHIDVRDNVGIISFTPRSKLRIEPKIDWDHIFDMLLAVHGRKRSVEYHGIPLSDVQSEDVDLEDVFLILAINYLDALEAVHRNGFVRELVTRRADLDQPRGVIDIEQSLVNQAEGRAQQNCLLKEVEYDNAANSLLLYAGKHLLRLFREYEEKYSQGMYYTIFSKVHQEVRNLESLDVTCDRRRIPEYRNFSLHDLPKQRHYYEQAVDVSKAITASSLGTPSVEGGWELTVDYVLNMESLFEQYSQVAIEEELEAVRESDRLGHTKNVSAVRSPTLKPFEDEGQIYHQPDHAVEEGEDTLAVLDSKYYSEDKDPVKSGGSRSRLFSYAYLLDTRHMGFLTPLNESMVRTVKQTGAELQVISPSGSGFSLEAYHKSVREYLQHVLEGTYPTLSVFRAVEDHALCLEQHDAEDLDRVVEAGGPFDFSNVPEFSLRVVNAAADTLSNRHRSRSDLEQQGKWTRRRIETQCNAREAESTTCVPVFRREDGEEHIYLYFIERDENDVPTAVTVEGGFRLL, translated from the coding sequence ATGAGCGCCTCCGATCCGGACGTAACGTATCAGTACGAACCGGGCACGTTTAGCGTGCCTGAGCGTGGATCCGCGCGCATCGAGGGCTGTCCCCCGTCTATCGGCGAGCAACTTCGGCGGGCTTCCTTCGAACAGGAAGCTGCGAACGTCTTCGTCAAGTCCCAGGCTTCGCTCGACGATAGCGACGAGGAGTACCGCGTGGTGCGCGTACGGATCGACGGCCCCACTGCCCATATAGATGTCAGGGACAACGTCGGGATCATCAGCTTTACACCCAGATCGAAGCTTCGGATCGAACCCAAGATCGATTGGGACCACATCTTCGACATGCTTCTCGCGGTTCACGGCCGCAAACGCTCCGTCGAATATCACGGGATTCCGCTTTCGGACGTCCAATCGGAGGATGTGGACCTCGAAGACGTGTTCCTGATCCTGGCGATCAACTACCTCGACGCGCTCGAGGCAGTCCACCGTAACGGGTTCGTCCGAGAGTTAGTGACTCGGCGGGCCGATCTCGATCAACCGAGAGGCGTTATCGACATCGAGCAGTCACTCGTCAATCAAGCGGAAGGGCGAGCTCAGCAGAACTGTCTGTTGAAAGAAGTCGAGTACGATAATGCGGCCAACTCGCTTCTTTTGTACGCTGGCAAGCACCTACTTCGCCTGTTCAGAGAGTATGAGGAGAAGTACTCGCAGGGCATGTACTACACCATCTTTTCGAAGGTACATCAGGAAGTCAGGAACCTCGAGAGCCTTGACGTAACGTGTGACCGTCGTCGCATCCCGGAGTACAGGAACTTCTCACTTCACGACCTCCCGAAACAGCGTCACTACTACGAGCAAGCAGTGGACGTGTCGAAAGCCATCACTGCGTCGTCTCTCGGCACTCCTTCGGTGGAAGGTGGCTGGGAGCTGACCGTCGATTACGTGCTCAACATGGAGTCGCTCTTCGAGCAGTACTCTCAAGTCGCGATCGAGGAGGAGCTGGAAGCAGTGAGAGAGTCCGATCGGTTGGGCCACACCAAGAACGTAAGTGCGGTACGGTCTCCGACGCTCAAACCTTTCGAGGACGAAGGGCAAATCTACCACCAGCCGGATCACGCCGTCGAGGAAGGAGAGGACACACTCGCGGTTCTCGACTCGAAATACTACAGCGAGGACAAGGACCCAGTGAAGAGCGGCGGATCTAGGTCCCGTTTGTTCAGTTACGCGTATCTCCTCGACACTCGGCACATGGGATTTCTGACGCCACTCAACGAGTCGATGGTACGAACGGTCAAACAAACGGGGGCTGAGCTGCAGGTGATTTCACCCAGCGGATCCGGATTTTCGCTCGAAGCGTATCATAAGAGCGTACGAGAGTACCTTCAGCACGTCCTCGAAGGGACCTATCCGACACTATCAGTATTTCGTGCTGTTGAAGACCACGCCCTGTGCCTCGAGCAGCACGACGCTGAGGATCTCGATCGCGTCGTCGAAGCCGGTGGACCGTTTGACTTCAGCAATGTCCCCGAATTCTCTCTTCGAGTCGTAAACGCAGCCGCAGATACGCTCTCTAATCGACACCGATCGCGTTCGGATCTCGAACAGCAAGGCAAATGGACCCGACGGCGGATCGAAACGCAATGCAATGCCAGGGAAGCCGAATCGACCACCTGTGTCCCGGTGTTCCGTCGTGAAGACGGGGAGGAGCACATCTACCTCTACTTCATCGAACGTGATGAAAACGACGTGCCAACAGCGGTGACGGTCGAAGGCGGATTCCGGCTCCTCTAG
- a CDS encoding DUF499 domain-containing protein codes for MASTEPLSRTIADTVTISRELREEGEIDGQVKLYNVEDDEEFESDATTFFDRTLMTQGLREGFVDLRDTLRGDANYGTHILYGPYGSGKSHQMVAMYHCFADPDGAGAFGDQHIDGFSDALPASEESEAITVSLQQSQPEFLWEPFFDVLDYEPSESDLEPYPEMDVIQEAVDGRTVAYLMDELEDWFEPLSGDRKKRNRGFLQALLETADLDDSGVFAIVSVLRKGSDVHRILDRENASEVNMSSKVSKQEVIRHRLIDEVDEAAVADIVDGYVEAYAGNDHVPDSELPTDLADDMRDSYPFHPVLLQALETRYYADEGNQNTRGMIYLFSKILTTAADPEADPDDPDAAKLIEETDLVTHGDIDAVLFDDELTRINIDRPGVCVDDIRNRVDPDEIPYGRRILNTILLYSLKPDEGEGASKAEIVMGTYETNDLVSDIVLNLEQLYGVAWYLHKLNGKYAIRDRQNPNALIQNKASDVDEQLALEQIAQTVQTVFGDNAYPVGFTGSDLKDVPDNRDVKVVVSASDWTRDDVEKVIKNADRSPGREWRNTLVFVQPSGDKEIESGTGFIEKARYIEGAERVLKDESLDDEIRSSVKRQREDERRELQDRVELAYGEIIDGDDLLNEFDLAAEMDLDVFVSEGDPLNAADLTENVAAEGIDLQQHVWEIVDDLLDRRGEASIEDIYEQFLRQPTYPIPGGPSDVLEATVQTLEDKPVVTHGSNGFSESLKGSSLDTTILHERDVEQWTVEDVEQELRRRFGSGSDSIDVGNFELELLEDTEIWLEGDGHDTVMTAVGRVGKDDQYVLYSGTDIVSKAQSDATIRDISEAERIGVAEVRDRIRAQLEEQGRANTYRILEEIRSDGTIYLPGSQTEQAFREAVTDFLVDDYVIDVERRYYDSLGDRDPTDLVLVPDVSDDVGDEILDYLDDLDGGEEFTVGSVADRFDSTVSDDAVQTFLLRNLGRGEDPEYVIGTDGSGDPTRWSKGYQFRIPSGGWRFQFDGDDPAELRRKWRQEEDSGEVTFGEVRFTLMDKRGIPGPLQGTARIQETMTKLTIASGEDFTKVRELFEEMPSDASNISVEINFE; via the coding sequence ATGGCCAGCACGGAACCGCTGTCACGAACGATCGCGGACACGGTGACCATCAGCCGTGAACTCCGCGAGGAGGGGGAGATCGACGGGCAGGTCAAACTCTACAACGTCGAGGACGACGAGGAGTTCGAATCTGACGCGACGACGTTCTTCGACCGGACGCTCATGACGCAGGGACTCCGGGAGGGCTTCGTCGATCTTCGAGACACCCTTCGCGGAGACGCGAACTACGGAACGCACATTCTCTACGGGCCGTACGGGAGCGGGAAGTCCCACCAGATGGTCGCGATGTACCACTGCTTTGCCGATCCTGATGGAGCCGGAGCATTCGGCGACCAGCACATCGATGGATTCAGCGATGCGCTACCGGCTTCCGAGGAGTCCGAAGCCATCACCGTCTCCCTCCAACAGAGCCAGCCCGAATTTCTCTGGGAGCCCTTCTTCGACGTTCTCGACTACGAACCGAGCGAGAGCGATCTCGAACCGTATCCCGAGATGGACGTCATCCAGGAGGCCGTCGATGGCCGGACGGTCGCGTACCTGATGGACGAGCTTGAGGACTGGTTCGAGCCGCTGAGCGGTGACCGTAAGAAGCGAAACCGTGGATTCCTGCAGGCCCTCCTCGAGACCGCAGATCTCGACGATAGCGGCGTGTTCGCGATCGTCTCGGTTCTCCGCAAGGGCTCGGACGTTCACCGGATCCTCGACCGCGAGAACGCCTCCGAGGTCAACATGAGCAGCAAGGTGAGCAAGCAGGAGGTCATTCGCCACCGGCTCATCGACGAGGTCGACGAAGCAGCCGTCGCGGACATCGTCGACGGGTACGTAGAAGCTTACGCTGGCAACGACCACGTTCCGGACTCGGAACTCCCGACGGACCTCGCGGACGATATGCGCGACTCCTATCCGTTCCACCCCGTCCTCCTCCAGGCCTTGGAGACGCGATACTACGCGGACGAGGGGAACCAGAACACTCGCGGGATGATCTACCTCTTCTCGAAGATTCTGACCACTGCTGCCGATCCCGAGGCTGACCCGGACGACCCCGATGCCGCGAAGCTCATCGAAGAGACGGATCTCGTCACCCACGGCGATATCGACGCTGTTCTGTTCGACGACGAACTGACGCGGATCAACATTGACCGCCCAGGCGTCTGCGTGGACGACATAAGAAACCGGGTCGACCCCGACGAGATTCCCTACGGCAGACGGATTCTCAACACGATTCTCCTCTACAGCCTGAAGCCCGACGAGGGAGAGGGAGCGAGCAAGGCCGAGATCGTGATGGGGACCTACGAGACGAACGACCTCGTCTCCGACATCGTCCTCAATTTGGAGCAGCTCTACGGCGTGGCGTGGTATCTCCACAAGCTGAACGGGAAGTACGCGATCCGGGATCGCCAGAACCCTAACGCGCTCATCCAGAACAAGGCCAGTGACGTCGACGAGCAGCTCGCACTCGAACAGATTGCGCAGACTGTCCAGACCGTCTTCGGTGACAACGCGTATCCAGTCGGATTCACTGGAAGCGATCTCAAAGACGTCCCCGACAACCGGGACGTCAAGGTCGTTGTCAGCGCCAGTGACTGGACTCGGGACGACGTCGAGAAGGTAATCAAGAACGCCGACAGGAGCCCCGGCCGGGAGTGGCGCAATACCCTCGTTTTCGTCCAGCCGAGTGGGGACAAGGAGATCGAATCCGGGACCGGTTTCATCGAGAAGGCCCGCTACATCGAGGGTGCCGAGCGCGTTCTCAAGGACGAATCACTCGACGACGAGATTCGGTCGTCAGTCAAACGCCAGCGCGAGGACGAGCGACGGGAACTCCAGGATCGTGTCGAGCTCGCGTACGGTGAGATCATTGACGGGGACGATCTGCTGAACGAGTTCGATCTGGCGGCAGAAATGGATCTCGACGTGTTCGTTTCTGAGGGAGACCCCCTCAACGCCGCAGATCTCACGGAGAACGTCGCAGCGGAAGGGATCGATCTCCAGCAGCACGTTTGGGAAATCGTCGATGACCTGTTGGATCGTCGTGGCGAGGCGAGCATTGAGGACATCTACGAGCAGTTCCTCCGTCAGCCGACCTATCCGATTCCGGGCGGTCCGAGTGACGTCCTGGAGGCGACGGTTCAGACTCTGGAGGACAAGCCGGTCGTCACGCACGGGTCCAACGGCTTCTCGGAGTCACTCAAAGGCAGTTCGTTGGATACGACGATTCTCCACGAACGCGACGTCGAGCAGTGGACTGTCGAAGACGTCGAACAGGAACTCCGGAGGCGATTCGGCAGTGGTTCCGACTCCATCGACGTAGGGAACTTTGAACTCGAGCTGCTCGAGGATACCGAGATCTGGCTGGAGGGAGATGGCCACGACACCGTCATGACGGCGGTCGGCCGCGTCGGCAAGGACGACCAGTACGTCCTCTACAGCGGAACGGATATCGTAAGCAAAGCCCAGTCCGACGCGACGATCCGGGATATCTCTGAAGCAGAGCGGATCGGAGTCGCCGAGGTGCGAGATCGGATTCGAGCCCAGCTCGAAGAGCAGGGTCGAGCGAACACGTACCGCATTCTCGAAGAGATCCGGTCCGACGGGACCATCTACCTCCCCGGTAGTCAGACTGAGCAAGCGTTCCGCGAGGCCGTGACCGATTTCCTCGTCGACGATTACGTCATCGACGTCGAGAGGCGGTACTACGATTCGCTGGGCGATCGGGATCCGACTGACCTCGTCCTCGTTCCGGACGTATCCGACGACGTAGGCGACGAGATTCTGGACTACCTCGACGACCTTGATGGCGGGGAAGAATTCACTGTCGGTAGCGTAGCCGACCGGTTCGATTCGACGGTGTCGGATGACGCTGTCCAGACGTTCCTCCTCCGGAACCTTGGTCGAGGCGAGGATCCGGAGTACGTGATCGGAACCGACGGCTCAGGTGATCCGACCCGGTGGTCGAAGGGCTATCAGTTCCGCATTCCGAGTGGCGGCTGGCGTTTCCAGTTTGATGGGGACGATCCGGCGGAACTCCGACGCAAGTGGCGACAGGAGGAAGATTCGGGTGAGGTGACCTTCGGCGAAGTCAGATTCACTCTGATGGACAAACGAGGAATTCCAGGCCCGCTCCAGGGGACCGCGAGGATCCAAGAGACGATGACCAAATTGACGATTGCGTCGGGGGAGGACTTTACGAAGGTCCGGGAACTCTTCGAGGAGATGCCGTCCGATGCGTCGAATATCTCGGTGGAGATCAACTTCGAATGA
- a CDS encoding DUF262 domain-containing protein: MESGKKSLEELTTAGVFHVPQYQRYYSWTEPEWDDLWTDLSTLPEGKQHYFGTVIIQETQRTVTAHRDGYGSDTEKDVNLLIDGQQRLTSLTLLVKSMTEALREIAPETEHEDQILEEVADMRQQFIEEDNVYFLKLLDEDDSEFLERIVDGRYQRDPERPSQRKLVDAKSFFDEKIAELRNRPDLEPLDVANQLNRIWETILDLELMVYVVEAGNPEKATLIFDSVNDRGRALSTFDKTKSFLMRMAYLAADDESEGQATIDSIRQAFGEMYDDHQKILDSPYVDDISDDAIQRYHFITFFDWTERQDHQTPTFLDLLKARIRSLREEDPEACLAYIREYTEGLEAGFDNLADVLSQTGDGDIANLVHRIHKLRHATKFYPILLKAWPDLDQAEQEDLLDVIETYIFRVYAIGNHPTYTGRSSLQTLARDTEQGSDAEAWINGIVDVMNNYQDDDQFTRTLSRSDLYTSVSSQDLRYLFYFYNEYRAREEKEEGSITLDEAMGEEYTVEHIWPQTVDEIPFEDTGSYPNLEQRYNAYKHRLGNLTLASKSWNSEWGNDDFETKRTEGYEESTLWVQKDIRDYEDWSIDNIQDREEILIQFVMEFWDAPSTRFGDIDEPENAISELSSRENTVLHALCDASSGGARRYIHRKACERADSSFENPDSNDERNEVGSILSRLARVGLADREKRTWYATDEARAAVSD, from the coding sequence ATGGAATCTGGCAAGAAGTCGCTTGAGGAATTAACTACTGCTGGCGTATTCCACGTCCCCCAGTACCAGCGATACTACTCTTGGACGGAGCCCGAATGGGATGATCTCTGGACGGATCTCTCGACGCTTCCGGAAGGGAAGCAACACTACTTCGGGACGGTCATTATTCAAGAGACACAGCGGACGGTGACGGCACATCGAGACGGATACGGGAGTGACACCGAGAAGGATGTGAACTTGCTCATCGACGGCCAGCAGCGATTGACGTCCCTGACACTACTGGTCAAGTCGATGACTGAGGCGCTTCGAGAAATCGCACCTGAGACCGAGCACGAGGACCAGATCCTCGAAGAGGTCGCGGATATGCGTCAGCAGTTCATCGAGGAGGATAACGTCTACTTCTTGAAGCTCCTTGACGAGGATGACAGCGAGTTTCTCGAACGTATTGTCGACGGCCGATACCAGCGCGACCCGGAACGACCGTCACAACGGAAGCTCGTAGACGCAAAGTCGTTCTTCGACGAGAAGATTGCCGAGCTTCGTAATCGACCCGATCTCGAACCACTCGACGTCGCCAACCAACTCAATCGGATTTGGGAGACGATCCTCGACCTCGAGTTGATGGTCTACGTTGTCGAAGCGGGTAATCCGGAGAAGGCAACGCTCATTTTCGACAGCGTCAACGACCGAGGCAGGGCCCTCTCGACGTTCGACAAGACGAAGTCGTTCCTGATGCGGATGGCCTACTTAGCTGCTGACGACGAATCGGAAGGCCAGGCGACGATCGACTCTATTCGTCAAGCCTTCGGGGAGATGTATGACGACCATCAGAAGATTCTCGACTCCCCTTACGTCGACGATATCAGTGACGACGCGATCCAACGATACCACTTCATTACCTTCTTCGATTGGACCGAACGACAGGATCACCAGACCCCGACGTTTCTGGATCTCCTCAAGGCGCGCATACGCTCGTTGCGAGAGGAGGACCCGGAGGCCTGTCTAGCATACATCAGAGAGTACACTGAAGGACTCGAGGCGGGCTTCGACAATCTCGCCGACGTACTCTCCCAGACGGGCGATGGCGATATTGCCAATCTCGTCCACCGAATCCACAAACTTCGGCACGCGACGAAATTTTATCCGATCTTGCTCAAGGCGTGGCCCGATCTTGACCAAGCGGAACAGGAGGACCTTTTAGATGTTATTGAGACCTACATCTTCCGCGTTTACGCGATTGGCAATCATCCGACTTACACAGGCCGGTCATCCCTTCAGACCCTCGCGAGAGACACTGAACAAGGGAGTGATGCCGAAGCTTGGATCAATGGGATTGTCGACGTGATGAATAACTACCAGGATGACGACCAGTTCACACGAACGCTTTCTCGGTCTGATCTGTACACGAGTGTATCCTCACAGGATCTCCGCTACCTCTTCTACTTCTACAACGAGTATCGAGCTCGTGAGGAGAAGGAAGAGGGATCAATCACACTCGACGAGGCAATGGGCGAGGAGTATACTGTGGAACACATCTGGCCTCAGACGGTCGACGAGATCCCCTTTGAGGATACAGGATCCTATCCCAACCTCGAACAGCGATACAATGCATACAAGCACCGACTTGGGAACCTCACACTAGCAAGCAAATCTTGGAACTCCGAGTGGGGCAACGATGACTTTGAGACGAAGCGGACTGAGGGGTATGAGGAGTCAACTCTCTGGGTGCAGAAGGACATCCGCGACTACGAGGATTGGTCTATCGATAACATCCAGGATCGAGAGGAGATTCTGATCCAGTTCGTCATGGAATTCTGGGATGCACCGAGCACTCGCTTCGGCGACATTGACGAGCCGGAAAATGCAATCTCTGAACTCTCCAGTAGAGAAAACACCGTTCTTCACGCTCTGTGTGATGCCTCAAGTGGAGGCGCCAGGCGGTACATCCATCGAAAGGCTTGCGAAAGGGCGGATTCGTCTTTCGAGAACCCCGATTCGAACGACGAACGGAACGAAGTTGGGTCGATCCTGTCTAGGCTCGCGAGAGTCGGCTTAGCGGATCGGGAGAAGCGTACTTGGTACGCGACGGACGAAGCAAGAGCAGCAGTATCCGACTGA